The following are from one region of the Hordeum vulgare subsp. vulgare unplaced genomic scaffold, MorexV3_pseudomolecules_assembly, whole genome shotgun sequence genome:
- the LOC123421214 gene encoding ribulose bisphosphate carboxylase large chain: MSPQTETKAGVGFQAGVKDYKLTYYTPEYETKDTDILAAFRVSPQPGVPPEEAGAAVAAESSTGTWTTVWTDGLTSLDRYKGRCYHIEPVAGEDSQWICYVAYPLDLFEEGSVTNMFTSIVGNVFGFKALRALRLEDLRIPPTYSKTFQGPPHGIQVERDKLNKYGRPLLGCTIKPKLGLSAKNYGRACYECLRGGLDFTKDDENVNSQPFMRWRDRFVFCAEAIYKSQAETGEIKGHYLNATAGTCEEMIKRAVFARELGVPIVMHDYLTGGFTANTTLAHYCRDNGLLLHIHRAMHAVIDRQKNHGMHFRVLAKALRMSGGDHIHSGTVVGKLEGEREMTLGFVDLLRDDFIEKDRARGIFFTQDWVSMPGVIPVASGGIHVWHMPALTEIFGDDSVLQFGGGTLGHPWGNAPGAAANRVALEACVQARNEGRDLAREGNEIIRAACKWSPELAAACEVWKAIKFEFEPVDTIDKKV, from the coding sequence ATGTCACcacaaacagaaactaaagcAGGTGTTGGATTTCAAGCTGGTGTTAAAGATTATAAATTGACTTACTACACCCCAGAGTATGAAACTAAGGATACTGATATCTTGGCAGCATTCCGAGTAAGTCCTCAGCCTGGGGTTCCGCCCGAAGAAGCAGGGGCTGCAGTAGCTGCCGAATCTTCTACTGGTACATGGACAACTGTTTGGACTGATGGACTTACCAGTCTTGATCGTTACAAAGGACGATGCTATCACATCGAGCCTGTTGCTGGGGAAGACAGCCAATGGATCTGTTATGTAGCTTATCCATTAGACCTATTTGAGGAGGGTTCCGTTACTAACATGTTTACTTCCATTGTGGGTAACGTATTTGGGTTCAAAGCCCTACGTGCTCTACGTTTGGAGGATCTACGAATTCCCCCTACTTATTCAAAAACTTTCCAAGGCCCGCCTCATGGTATCCAAGTTGAAAGAGATAAGTTGAACAAGTATGGCCGTCCTTTATTGGGATGTACTATTAAACCAAAATTGGGATTATCCGCAAAAAATTATGGTAGAGCGTGTTATGAGTGTCTACGTGGTGGACTTGATTTTACCAAAGATGATGAAAACGTAAACTCACAACCATTTATGCGCTGGAGAGACCGTTTTGTCTTTTGTGCCGAAGCTATTTATAAATCACAGGCCGAAACCGGTGAAATCAAGGGGCATTACTTGAATGCGACTGCGGGTACATGTGAAGAAATGATTAAGAGAGCTGTATTTGCGAGAGAATTAGGGGTTCCTATTGTAATGCATGACTACTTAACCGGGGGATTCACCGCAAATACTACTTTGGCTCACTATTGCCGCGACAATGGCTTACTTCTTCACATTCACCGTGCAATGCATGCAGTTATTGATAGACAGAAAAATCATGGTATGCATTTCCGTGTATTAGCTAAAGCATTGCGTATGTCTGGGGGAGATCATATCCACTCCGGTACAGTAGTAGGTAAGTTAGAAGGGGAACGCGAAATGACTTTAGGTTTTGTTGATTTATTGCGCGATGATTTTATTGAAAAAGATCGTGCTCGCGGTATCTTTTTCACTCAGGACTGGGTATCCATGCCAGGTGTTATACCGGTAGCTTCAGGTGGTATTCATGTTTGGCATATGCCAGCTCTGACCGAAATCTTTGGGGACGATTCTGTATTACAATTTGGTGGAGGAACTTTAGGACATCCTTGGGGGAATGCACCTGGTGCAGCAGCTAATCGAGTGGCTTTAGAAGCTTGTGTACAAGCTCGTAACGAAGGGCGTGATCTTGCTCGCGAAGGTAATGAAATTATCCGAGCAGCTTGCAAATGGAGTCCTGAACTAGCCGCAGCTTGTGAAGTATGGAAGGCGATCAAATTCGAGTTCGAGCCGGTAGATACTATCGATAAGAAGGTCTAA
- the LOC123421213 gene encoding ATP synthase subunit beta, chloroplastic: MRTNPTTSRPGVSTSEEKSTGRIDQIIGPVLDVTFPPGKLPYIYNALVVQSRDTADKQINVTCEVQQLLGNNRVRAVAMSATDGLMRGMEVIDTGAPLSVPVGGATLGRIFNVLGEPVDNLGPVDSSATFPIHRSAPAFIELDTKLSIFETGIKVVDLLAPYRRGGKIGLFGGAGVGKTVLIMELINNIAKAHGGVSVFGGVGERTREGNDLYMEMKESGVINEKNIEESKVALVYGQMNEPPGARMRVGLTALTMAEYFRDVNKQDVLLFIDNIFRFVQAGSEVSALLGRMPSAVGYQPTLSTEMGSLQERIASTKKGSITSIQAVYVPADDLTDPAPATTFAHLDATTVLSRGLASKGIYPAVDPLDSTSTMLQPRIVGNEHYETAQRVKETLQRYKELQDIIAILGLDELSEEDRLTVARARKIERFLSQPFFVAEVFTGSPGKYVALAETIRGFQLILSGELDGLPEQAFYLVGNIDEASTKAITLEEENKSQK, encoded by the coding sequence ATGAGAACCAATCCTACTACTTCTCGTCCCGGGGTTTCCACAAGTGAAGAAAAAAGTACAGGtcgtatcgatcaaattattggaCCCGTGCTGGATGTCACTTTTCCCCCGGGCAAGTTACCTTATATTTATAACGCTTTAGTAGTCCAGAGTAGAGACACTGCCGATAAGCAAATTAATGTGACTTGTGAGGTACAACAATTATTAGGAAATAATCGAGTTAGAGCTGTAGCTATGAGTGCTACGGACGGGTTGATGAGAGGAATGGAAGTGATTGACACGGGAGCTCCTCTCAGTGTTCCGGTCGGTGGAGCTACTCTCGGACGAATTTTCAACGTTCTTGGGGAGCCTGTTGACAATTTGGGTCCTGTAGATAGTAGTGCAACGTTCCCTATTCATAGATCTGCGCCTGCCTTTATCGAGTTAGATACGAAATTATCCATCTTTGAAACAGGTATTAAGGTCGTCGATCTTTTAGCTCCTTATCGACGTGGAGGAAAAATAGGACTATTTGGGGGGGCTGGAGTAGGTAAAACAGTACTGATCATGGAATTAATCAATAACATTGCTAAAGCTCATGGGGGCGTATCCGTATTCGGTGGAGTAGGGGAACGGACTCGTGAAGGAAATGATCTTTATATGGAAATGAAGGAATCCGGAGTAATTAATGAAAAAAATATTGAAGAATCAAAGGTAGCTCTAGTCTATGGCCAAATGAATGAACCACCGGGAGCTCGTATGAGAGTTGGTTTAACTGCCCTAACTATGGCAGAATATTTCCGAGATGTTAATAAGCAAGACGTGCTTTTATTTATCGATAATATCTTTCGTTTTGTTCAAGCAGGATCAGAGGTATCCGCTTTATTAGGGAGAATGCCCTCCGCAGTGGGTTATCAACCTACTCTTAGTACAGAAATGGGTTCTTTGCAAGAAAGAATTGCTTCTACTAAAAAGGGATCTATAACTTCGATTCAAGCAGTTTATGTACCTGCGGACGATTTGACCGACCCTGcccctgccacaacatttgcacaTTTGGATGCTACTACCGTACTTTCCAGAGGATTAGCTTCCAAGGGTATTTATCCAGCAGTAGATCCTTTAGATTCAACATCAACTATGTTACAGCCTCGGATCGTTGGCAACGAACATTATGAAACTGCGCAAAGAGTTAAGGAAACTTTACAACGTTACAAAGAACTTCAGGACATTATCGCAATTCTTGGCTTGGATGAATTATCGGAAGAGGATCGTTTAACTGTAGCAAGAGCAAGAAAAATTGAGCGTTTCTTATCACAACCGTTCTTTGTGGCAGAAGTTTTTACTGGTTCTCCAGGAAAGTATGTTGCTCTTGCGGAAACTATTAGGGGATTTCAACTAATCCTTTCCGGAGAATTAGACGGCCTACCTGAACAGGCTTTTTATTTGGTGGGTAACATCGATGAAGCTAGCACGAAAGCTATAACcttagaagaggagaacaaatcgcAGAAATGA
- the LOC123421209 gene encoding 30S ribosomal protein S18, chloroplastic, translating to MYTSKQPFLKSKQPFSKSKQTFNKSKQPFRKSKQTFRKFKQPFRKSKQPFRRRPRIGPGDRIDYRNMSLINRFISEQGKILSRRINRLTLKQQRLITLAIKQARILSFLPFRNYENEKQFQAQSISIITGSRPRKNRHIPQLTQKYNSNRNLRNYNQNLRNNNRNLSSDC from the coding sequence ATGTATACATCTAAACAACCTTTTCTTAAATCTAAGCAACCCTTTAGTAAATCCAAGCAAACTTTTAATAAATCCAAGCAACCCTTTCGTAAATCCAAGCAAACTTTTCGTAAATTCAAACAACCTTTTCGTAAATCTAAACAACCTTTTCGTAGGCGTCCCCGGATTGGCCCGGGAGATCGAATTGATTATAGAAACATGAGTTTAATTAATAGATTTATTAGTGAACAAGGAAAAATATTATCGAGACGAATAAATAGATTAACCTTGAAACAACAACGATTAATTACTCTTGCTATAAAACAGGCTCGTATTTTATCTTTTTTACCGTTTCGTAACTATGAGAACGAAAAACAATTTCAAGCCCAGTCAATTTCAATAATTACAGGTTCTAGACCCAGAAAAAATAGACATATTCCTCAATTAACGCAAAAGTACAATTCCAATCGAAACTTAAGAAACTACAACCAaaatttaagaaacaacaaccggAACTTAAGTTCCGATTGTTGA
- the LOC123421215 gene encoding photosystem I assembly protein Ycf3, giving the protein MPRSRVNGNFIDKTFSIIANILLRIIPTTSGEKKAFTYYRDGMLAQSEGNYAEALQNYYEATRLEIDPYDRSYILYNIGLIHTSNGEHTKALEYYFRALERNPFLPQAFNNMAVICHYRGEQAILEGDSEIAEAWFDQAAEYWKQAIALTPGNYIEAQNWLKITKRFEFE; this is encoded by the exons ATGCCTAGATCCCGTGTAAATGGAAATTTCATTGATAAGACCTTCTCAATTATAGCCAATATTTTATTGCGAATAATTCCGACAACCTCAGGAGAAAAAAAGGCATTTACTTATTATAGAGATG GGATGTTGGCTCAATCCGAAGGAAATTATGCGGAAGCTTTGCAAAATTATTATGAAGCTACGCGACTAGAAATCGATCCCTATGATCGAAGTTATATACTCTATAACATAGGCCTTATACACACAAGCAATGGAGAGCATACAAAGGCTTTGGAATATTATTTCCGGGCACTAGAACGAAACCCCTTCTTACCGCAAGCTTTTAATAATATGGCCGTGATCTGTCATT ACCGAGGAGAACAGGCCATTCTAGAGGGTGATTCGGAAATTGCGGAAGCTTGGTTTGATCAAGCTGCTGAATATTGGAAACAAGCTATAGCGCTTACTCCGGGAAATTATATTGAAGCACAAAACTGGTTGAAGATTACGAAGCGCTTTGAATTTGAATAA
- the LOC123421211 gene encoding photosystem I P700 chlorophyll a apoprotein A1, which yields MIIRSPEPEVKIVVDRDPVKTSFEEWARPGHFSRTLAKGPDTTTWIWNLHADAHDFDSHTGDLEEISRKVFSAHFGQLSIIFLWLSGMYFHGARFSNYEAWLSDPTHIGPSAQVVWPIVGQEILNGDVGGGFRGIQITSGFFQLWRASGITSELQLYCTAIGALVFAALMLFAGWFHYHKAAPKLAWFQDVESMLNHHLAGLLGLGSLSWAGHQIHVSLPINQFLDAGVDPKEIPLPHEFILNRDLLAQLYPSFAEGATPFFTLNWSKYAEFLTFRGGLDPVTGGLWLTDIAHHHLAIAILFLIAGHMYRTNWGIGHGLKDILEAHKGPFTGQGHKGLYEILTTSWHAQLSLNLAMLGSTTIVVAHHMYSMPPYPYLATDYGTQLSLFTHHMWIGGFLIVGAAAHAAIFMVRDYDPTTRYNDLLDRVLRHRDAIISHLNWVCIFLGFHSFGLYIHNDTMSALGRPQDMFSDTAIQLQPIFAQWVQNIHATAPGVTAPGATTSTSLTWGGGELVAVGGKVALLPIPLGTADFLVHHIHAFTIHVTVLILLKGVLFARSSRLIPDKANLGFRFPCDGPGRGGTCQVSAWDHVFLGLFWMYNAISVVIFHFSWKMQSDVWGTISDQGVVTHITGGNFAQSSITINGWLRDFLWAQASQVIQSYGSSLSAYGLFFLGAHFVWAFSLMFLFSGRGYWQELIESIVWAHNKLKVAPATQPRALSIIQGRAVGVTHYLLGGIATTWAFFLARIIAVG from the coding sequence ATGATTATTCGTTCGCCGGAACCAGAAGTAAAAATTGTTGTGGATAGGGATCCTGTAAAAACATCTTTTGAGGAATGGGCGAGACCCGGCCATTTCTCAAGAACACTAGCTAAGGGCCCTGATACTACCACTTGGATCTGGAACCTACATGCTGATGCTCACGATTTCGATAGTCATACTGGTGATTTGGAGGAGATTTCTAGAAAAGTTTTTAGTGCTCATTTCGGGCAACTTTCCATTATCTTTCTTTGGTTGAGTGGCATGTACTTTCATGGTGCCCGTTTTTCCAATTATGAAGCATGGCTAAGTGATCCTACTCACATTGGACCCAGTGCTCAGGTAGTTTGGCCTATAGTAGGGCAAGAAATATTGAATGGTGATGTAGGTGGGGGTTTCCGAGGAATCCAAATAACCTCTGGTTTTTTTCAGCTTTGGCGAGCATCTGGAATAACTAGTGAATTACAACTCTATTGTACTGCAATTGGTGCATTGGTTTTTGCAGCGTTAATGCTTTTTGCTGGTTGGTTCCATTATCACAAAGCCGCTCCCAAATTGGCCTGGTTCCAAGATGTAGAATCCATGTTGAATCACCACTTAGCGGGATTATTAGGACTTGGGTCTCTTTCTTGGGCGGGACACCAAATTCATGTATCTTTACCAATTAACCAATTTCTTGACGCTGGGGTGGATCCTAAAGAGATACCACTTCCTCATGAATTTATCTTGAATCGGGACCTTTTGGCTCAACTTTATCCTAGTTTTGCCGAAGGAGCAACCCCTTTTTTCACTTTAAATTGGTCCAAATACGCAGAATTTCTGACTTTTCGTGGAGGACTAGATCCAGTAACCGGTGGTCTCTGGCTGACCGATATTGCACACCATCATTTAGCTATTGCTATTCTTTTCCTAATCGCAGGTCATATGTATAGGACCAACTGGGGTATTGGCCATGGACTTAAAGATATTTTGGAGGCTCACAAGGGCCCATTTACAGGACAAGGCCATAAGGGTCTTTATGAAATCTTAACAACGTCATGGCATGCTCAATTATCTCTTAACCTAGCTATGCTAGGCTCTACAACCATTGTTGTAGCTCATCATATGTATTCTATGCCTCCCTATCCATACCTAGCTACTGACTATGGTACACAACTTTCCTTGTTCACACACCACATGTGGATTGGCGGATTTCTAATAGTCGGTGCTGCTGCACATGCAGCAATTTTTATGGTAAGAGACTATGATCCAACTACTCGATACAACGATCTATTAGATCGCGTCCTTAGACACCGCGATGCAATCATATCCCACCTTAACTGGGTATGTATATTTCTAGGTTTTCACAGTTTTGGCTTGTACATTCATAATGATACCATGAGTGCTTTAGGCCGTCCACAAGATATGTTTTCGGATACCGCCATACAATTACAACCTATCTTTGCTCAATGGGTACAAAATATCCATGCTACTGCGCCTGGCGTAACAGCTCCTGGTgcaacaacaagtactagcttaaCGTGGGGAGGCGGCGAGTTAGTAGCAGTAGGTGGCAAAGTGGCTTTGTTACCGATTCCATTAGGAACCGCAGATTTTTTAGTCCATCACATTCATGCATTTACCATACATGTGACTGTATTAATACTTTTGAAAGGTGTTTTATTTGCTCGGAGTTCCCGTTTGATACCCGATAAAGCAAATCTAGGTTTTCGCTTTCCTTGCGATGGGCCTGGCCGAGGGggaacatgtcaagtatctgcttGGGATCATGTTTTCTTAGGTTTATTCTGGATGTACAATGCAATTTCGGTAGTCATTTTCCATTTCAGTTGGAAAATGCAGTCGGatgtttggggtaccataagtgaTCAAGGGGTGGTAACTCATATTACAGGGGGAAACTTTGCACAGAGTTCCATTACGATTAATGGGTGGCTTCGAGATTTCTTGTGGGCACAGGCATCGCAAGTCATTCAGTCTTATGGTTCTTCATTATCTGCATATGGTCTTTTTTTCTTAGGTGCTCATTTTGTCTGGGCCTTCAGTTTAATGTTTTTATTCAGCGGCCGTGGTTATTGGCAAGAACTCATTGAATCTATCGTTTGGGCTCATAACAaattaaaagttgctcctgctacTCAGCCTAGAGCCTTGAGCATTATACAAGGACGTGCTGTAGGAGTAACCCATTACCTTCTGGGTGGAATTGCCACGACATGGGCATTCTTCTTAGCGAGAATTATTGCAGTAGGATAG